A region from the Coffea eugenioides isolate CCC68of chromosome 9, Ceug_1.0, whole genome shotgun sequence genome encodes:
- the LOC113783104 gene encoding probable E3 ubiquitin-protein ligase ARI8, translating into MDSEGAMLMHDAESLDDDFYSGDDSDDADVIMYYDFMDNDSDDSDELPSHHRFQPNYTVLTEADICQRQEENITQISTVLSISRIDASILLRHYNWSVSKVNDEWFADEERVRRIVGLLEDPIPLPDAKELTCGICFETYPSDRMSSAACGHPFCVECWQGYMNTSINDGPGCLMLRCPDPSCCAAVGQDMINLLALREDKEKYKRYFLRSFIEDNRKTKWCPAPGCEYAVDFIVGSGSYDVTCGCSYSFCWNCTEEAHRPVDCGTVARWILKNSAESENMNWILANSKPCPKCKRPIEKNQGCMHITCTPPCKYEFCWLCLGAWSDHGERTGGFYACNRYEAAKQEGVYDDAEKRREMAKNSLERYTHYYERWATNQLSRQKALADLHQMQAVQLEKLSDKQCQPESQLKFIIEAWLQIVECRRVLKWTYAYGYYLPEYEHAKRQFFEYLQGEAEAGLERLHQCAEKELQGYFEAEGPSKEFNEFRTKLAGLTSVTRNYFENLVRALENGLADVDSHGACSRAASSKSLGSGSIKLKGIRGKGIGSRSSSNSRNIDDSGHWSCDYCTFANVKSATVCQMCQQCR; encoded by the exons ATGGATTCCGAGGGCGCAATGTTGATGCACGACGCCGAGTCCTTAGACGATGACTTTTACAGCGGCGACGACTCCGATGACGCCGACGTAATCATGTATTACGACTTCATGGATAATGACTCCGATGATTCCGATGAGCTTCCCTCCCACCACCGCTTTCAG CCAAACTATACCGTTTTGACTGAAGCCGATATATGTCAGCGTCAAGAGGAAAATATCACACAGATATCTACGGTGCTTTCAATATCAAGAATTGATGCTAGTATTCTGCTGCGCCACTATAATTG GAGTGTTAGTAAAGTGAACGATGAGTGGTTTGCAGATGAAGAAAGGGTCCGGAGGATTGTTGGATTGTTGGAGGATCCTATCCCACTTCCTGATGCCAAAGAG CTGACTTGTGGGATCTGCTTTGAGACATATCCTTCTGATAGGATGAGTTCTGCTGCCTGTGGTCATCCTTTCTGTGTTGAGTGTTGGCAAG GATATATGAATACTTCAATAAATGATGGTCCTGGTTGTTTGATGTTGCGATGTCCTGATCCATCTTGTTGTGCTGCTGTTGGTCAAGATATGATAAATTTATTGGCTTTAAGGGAGGATAAAGAGAAATATAAACGCTACTTCCTTAGATCCTTCATTGAAGACAACAGGAAG ACCAAATGGTGTCCAGCACCAGGATGTGAGTACGCTGTGGATTTCATTGTTGGCAGTGGAAGCTATGATGTGACATGCGGCTGTTCATATAGTTTCTGTTGGAAT TGCACTGAGGAAGCTCACCGTCCCGTTGATTGTGGAACTGTAGCCAGATGGATTTTGAAGAATAGCGCCGAGTCTGAAAATATGAACTG GATATTAGCTAATTCAAAGCCTTGTCCAAAGTGCAAGCGACCAATTGAGAAGAATCAAGGCTGCATGCATATCACATGTACTCCACCATGTAAATATGAGTTTTGCTG GCTTTGTCTAGGTGCATGGTCAGATCACGGTGAAAGAACTGGTGGTTTTTATGCATGCAACCGTTATGAGGCAGCCAAGCAAGAGGGTGTG TATGATGACGCTGAAAAGCGAAGGGAAATGGCTAAGAACTCCTTAGAACGATACACTCATTACTATGAAAGATGGGCCACCAACCAATTG TCTAGGCAAAAAGCTCTTGCAGATCTACACCAGATGCAAGCTGTTCAA CTTGAGAAGCTAAGTGACAAACAGTGTCAACCAGAGTCACAGCTCAAGTTTATTATAGAGGCCTGGCTACAG ATAGTGGAATGTAGGCGGGTGCTGAAATGGACCTATGCTTATGGATATTATTTACCGGAGTATGAACATGCCAAAAGACAGTTCTTTGAGTACTTACAAG GTGAAGCTGAGGCAGGATTGGAAAGACTTCATCAATGTGCTGAGAAGGAACTACAAGGGTACTTTGAAGCTGAGGGTCCGTCAAAAGAATTCAATGAGTTCCGCACAAAGCTTGCAGGACTTACCAG CGTTACAAGGAATTACTTTGAGAATTTGGTCCGAGCTTTAGAAAATGGTCTTGCAGATGTTGACTCTCATGGAGCTTGCAGCCGAGCAGCTAGCTCAAAAAGTTTGGGAAGTGGGAGCATTAAACTTAAGGGAATTAGAGGGAAGGGAATCGGGTCCAGGTCAAGTAGTAATTCTAGAAATATTGATGATTCAGGACACTGGTCATGTGACTACTGCACATTTGCCAATGTCAAGTCAGCTACCGTGTGCCAAATGTGCCAGCAATGCCGTTGA